The Bacteroidota bacterium genome has a window encoding:
- a CDS encoding GNAT family N-acetyltransferase: MSGYSISTDKRRLQLPVIHDFLRESYWAKDIPESVVRRSVDGSLCFGVYHGREQVGFARVITDEATFAYLADVFILPAHRGKGLSRRLMEEIIAHPALQGLRRMLLATRDAHELYARFGFKGLGIPDRWMELHQPDIYR; the protein is encoded by the coding sequence ATGAGCGGATACAGTATCAGCACCGATAAACGTCGACTACAACTTCCGGTAATTCACGATTTCCTGCGCGAATCGTACTGGGCGAAGGATATCCCGGAATCGGTGGTACGTCGGTCGGTCGATGGCTCTTTGTGTTTTGGCGTGTATCACGGCCGGGAGCAAGTCGGTTTTGCCCGGGTCATTACAGACGAAGCCACCTTCGCCTATCTCGCCGATGTCTTTATCCTGCCCGCGCACCGCGGGAAAGGCTTGTCCAGGCGCTTGATGGAAGAGATCATCGCCCACCCGGCCCTGCAGGGACTTCGTCGTATGCTGCTGGCGACACGCGATGCGCACGAGCTTTATGCTCGGTTCGGATTCAAAGGACTGGGAATTCCCGACCGTTGGATGGAGTTGCACCAGCCGGACATTTACCGCTGA